One part of the Nostoc sp. PCC 7120 = FACHB-418 genome encodes these proteins:
- the prfC gene encoding peptide chain release factor 3 produces the protein MSTEIQTELHQAVELRRNFAIISHPDAGKTTLTEKLLLYGGAIHEAGAVKARRAQRKATSDWMAMEQQRGISITSTVLQFEYQNCQINLLDTPGHQDFSEDTYRTLAAADNAVMLIDVAKGLEPQTRKLFEVCKLRGLPIFTFINKLDRPGREPLELLDEIEQELGLQTYAVNWPIGMGDRFKGVFDRHKQQIHLFERSAHGSKEARDTTVELGDPRIEELLEEDLYYQLKNDLELLEGVGPELDLDLVHQGKMTPVFFGSAMTNFGVELFLKYFLDYALKPGVHISSVGEVPPTYPEFSGFVFKLQANMDPKHRDRVAFIRVCTGKFEKDMTVNHARTGKIVRLSRPQKLFAQERESIDVAYPGDVIGLNNPGVFAIGDTIYTGQKLEYEGIPYFSPELFATLRNPNPSKFKQFQKGISELREEGAVQIMYSNDEAKRDPIMAAVGQLQFEVVQFRLQNEYGVETILELLPYSVARWVEGGWEALNKVGRIFNTTTVKDSMNRPVLLFRNEWNCQQLQGDHPELKLSAIAPVFSSQTVE, from the coding sequence ATGTCAACTGAAATACAGACGGAACTCCACCAAGCAGTTGAGCTTCGCCGCAATTTTGCTATTATCTCTCACCCTGACGCTGGTAAAACTACGCTGACAGAAAAATTACTATTGTACGGGGGTGCAATTCACGAAGCTGGGGCAGTCAAAGCCCGCCGCGCTCAACGCAAAGCTACCTCAGACTGGATGGCAATGGAACAACAACGAGGTATTTCCATTACATCTACAGTATTACAGTTTGAGTACCAAAATTGCCAGATTAATTTACTCGACACACCCGGACACCAAGATTTTAGTGAAGACACTTATCGCACCTTGGCGGCGGCTGATAATGCGGTGATGTTAATTGACGTGGCTAAAGGTTTGGAACCCCAAACGCGCAAGTTATTTGAGGTGTGTAAATTACGAGGTTTACCAATCTTCACATTTATTAACAAACTTGACCGTCCAGGTAGGGAACCACTGGAGTTATTAGACGAGATTGAGCAAGAATTGGGTTTACAGACCTATGCTGTTAACTGGCCGATTGGCATGGGCGATCGCTTCAAGGGAGTATTTGATCGTCACAAGCAACAAATCCACCTGTTTGAACGTAGCGCTCACGGTAGCAAGGAAGCCCGTGATACAACAGTTGAGTTGGGCGACCCCAGAATTGAAGAGCTATTAGAAGAAGATTTGTATTACCAACTGAAAAACGATCTAGAACTTTTAGAAGGTGTCGGCCCGGAACTAGATTTAGATTTGGTACATCAAGGCAAGATGACACCAGTTTTCTTTGGTAGTGCCATGACAAACTTTGGGGTTGAGTTATTCCTCAAGTACTTCCTAGACTATGCCCTAAAACCCGGTGTCCACATCAGCAGCGTTGGTGAAGTACCTCCCACATACCCAGAGTTTTCTGGTTTTGTCTTTAAATTACAAGCCAATATGGACCCCAAGCATCGAGATCGGGTTGCTTTTATCCGGGTCTGCACTGGTAAGTTTGAAAAAGATATGACAGTTAATCACGCCCGGACTGGCAAAATTGTGCGCCTATCGCGTCCACAAAAGCTCTTTGCCCAAGAACGGGAATCGATTGATGTAGCTTATCCAGGTGATGTGATCGGTTTGAATAATCCAGGTGTTTTTGCGATCGGCGATACAATTTACACGGGGCAAAAGCTGGAATATGAAGGAATTCCGTATTTTTCACCAGAACTATTTGCGACTCTTCGCAACCCAAACCCCTCGAAATTTAAGCAATTTCAGAAAGGCATCTCCGAATTGCGCGAAGAGGGTGCAGTGCAAATTATGTACTCTAACGATGAAGCCAAGCGCGACCCAATTATGGCAGCTGTGGGTCAGCTGCAATTCGAGGTGGTGCAGTTTCGCTTACAAAACGAGTATGGTGTAGAAACCATTCTGGAACTACTACCTTACAGCGTCGCCCGTTGGGTCGAGGGCGGTTGGGAAGCTTTGAACAAGGTGGGACGTATATTCAACACCACCACAGTCAAAGACAGCATGAACCGCCCAGTTTTACTGTTCCGCAACGAGTGGAACTGTCAACAGTTACAGGGAGATCATCCAGAGTTAAAACTCAGCGCGATCGCCCCAGTTTTTTCTAGCCAAACAGTAGAATAA
- the hemB gene encoding porphobilinogen synthase: MFPTHRPRRLRTHPQLRRMVRETVLTTNDLIYPLFAVPGEGIANEVKSMPGVYQLSVDKIVEEAKEVHDLGIPAIILFGIPADKDTDATGAWHDCGIVQKAATAVKAAVPDLIVIADTCLCEYTSHGHCGYLQVGDLTGRVLNDPTLELLKKTAVSQAKAGADIIAPSGMMDGFVQAIRAGLDEAGFQDTPILSYAAKYASAYYGPFRDAADSTPQFGDRRTYQMDPGNSREAIREIELDIAEGADMLMVKPALAYMDIIWQVKEASNLPVAAYNVSGEYSMVKAAALNGWIDEQRVVMETLTGFKRAGADLILTYHAKDAARWLP; this comes from the coding sequence ATGTTTCCAACACACCGCCCTCGTCGTTTGCGTACCCATCCCCAATTACGCCGCATGGTACGTGAGACTGTATTGACTACCAATGATTTGATTTACCCGTTGTTTGCTGTTCCCGGAGAAGGAATTGCTAACGAAGTAAAATCTATGCCTGGTGTCTATCAACTATCGGTAGATAAGATTGTTGAGGAAGCTAAAGAGGTTCACGATTTAGGCATTCCCGCAATTATTTTGTTTGGTATTCCCGCAGATAAGGATACAGATGCGACAGGTGCTTGGCATGATTGCGGTATTGTCCAAAAGGCTGCAACGGCTGTAAAAGCAGCAGTACCCGATTTGATTGTAATTGCGGATACTTGTTTGTGCGAGTACACCAGTCATGGACATTGCGGTTATTTGCAAGTGGGTGATTTGACAGGACGAGTATTGAATGACCCTACTTTAGAATTGTTGAAGAAAACCGCAGTTTCCCAAGCCAAAGCTGGTGCGGATATTATCGCCCCTTCCGGGATGATGGATGGCTTTGTGCAGGCAATTCGCGCAGGTTTAGATGAAGCAGGATTTCAAGACACGCCGATTTTGTCTTATGCTGCTAAGTATGCTTCGGCTTATTATGGCCCATTTAGGGATGCAGCAGATTCTACACCACAATTTGGAGATAGAAGAACCTACCAAATGGACCCTGGTAACTCCCGCGAAGCTATCAGAGAAATTGAACTAGATATAGCTGAAGGCGCTGATATGTTGATGGTGAAGCCTGCTTTGGCTTACATGGACATTATTTGGCAGGTAAAGGAAGCCAGTAATTTACCTGTGGCTGCTTACAATGTGTCTGGTGAATATTCGATGGTGAAAGCTGCGGCGCTGAATGGTTGGATTGATGAACAGCGCGTAGTGATGGAAACTTTAACTGGGTTTAAGCGTGCTGGTGCTGACCTGATTTTAACCTATCACGCTAAAGATGCTGCTCGTTGGTTACCGTAG
- a CDS encoding phosphate-starvation-inducible PsiE family protein, producing MNKKLKKRTKSRFLFCDRWLDRHAIVRQMEAFQDLLVIVLCLVLFVVMLIQLWGIFIALTQPLNYKVVTAKILFILILVELFRLLMVYLQEHSISVGVAVEVAIVSVLREVVVHGVLDISAIQTAAICGLLFILSILLLVCAKTPHMDCMSANTKLCPIFSQGKREQEAEFEYSRNCDENQSHA from the coding sequence ATGAACAAGAAACTCAAAAAGCGTACCAAGAGTAGATTTTTATTTTGCGATCGCTGGTTAGATCGTCATGCTATTGTTAGGCAGATGGAAGCATTTCAAGATTTATTAGTCATAGTCTTATGCTTAGTTTTATTCGTCGTCATGCTTATACAGTTGTGGGGTATATTTATAGCACTTACTCAGCCACTCAACTATAAAGTAGTCACGGCAAAAATACTCTTCATCTTGATTTTGGTGGAATTATTTAGACTATTAATGGTCTACTTGCAGGAACATAGTATTTCTGTAGGTGTAGCCGTAGAGGTAGCTATTGTATCAGTTCTGCGAGAAGTAGTTGTTCATGGCGTACTAGATATCTCTGCAATTCAAACAGCAGCAATTTGTGGTTTGTTATTTATCTTGAGTATTTTACTGTTAGTTTGTGCCAAGACACCACACATGGATTGTATGAGTGCCAACACAAAACTCTGTCCAATTTTTTCCCAAGGAAAAAGAGAACAAGAAGCCGAGTTTGAGTATTCCCGTAACTGTGACGAAAATCAATCTCACGCCTAA
- a CDS encoding tetratricopeptide repeat protein, with protein MRLPFYKYRITALLSLILLGECLTPARATIPIIPKLLAQYSLPTAPTLLNQGLQAIQAGRLQDAIAAFQSAIQLDPNLAAAHYNLGLALRQTGQLQPAADAFYRATQSDPNFALAFANLGGSLLEGNNLQQANDYLQRALELEPRLGFAHYNLGLVRQQQQNWEGAIASFQKAVELSKNAPEPHYYLGISYLQQGKLNEAKNAFNQAIKINPRYSEAYYNLGVVLFNQGQPQEALTAFRKSAEANPNYPNAYYGAGLVFTQLNQYGEAAKVFNHAKNLYSTQGNPQWAKNAEQLLQQVQNLNSQPRGGKNN; from the coding sequence ATGAGACTACCATTCTATAAATATCGCATAACAGCGTTGCTGAGTTTGATATTACTAGGTGAATGCTTGACACCAGCCAGAGCAACTATCCCCATCATCCCCAAATTATTAGCACAATATAGTCTTCCTACAGCCCCTACCTTATTAAATCAGGGATTACAGGCAATCCAAGCCGGTAGGCTCCAAGATGCGATCGCTGCTTTCCAGTCAGCCATTCAGTTAGATCCTAACCTAGCCGCAGCCCACTACAATCTCGGTTTAGCACTGCGACAAACTGGACAATTACAACCAGCCGCCGACGCATTTTATCGCGCTACTCAAAGTGACCCCAATTTTGCTTTAGCCTTTGCTAATTTGGGCGGCTCATTATTGGAAGGCAATAATTTACAACAAGCCAATGACTATTTGCAACGTGCATTGGAATTAGAACCAAGGTTGGGTTTTGCACATTATAACTTGGGGTTAGTCAGACAGCAGCAACAAAATTGGGAAGGAGCGATCGCCTCATTTCAAAAAGCAGTAGAGTTGAGTAAAAATGCACCGGAACCTCATTATTATCTAGGGATTTCTTATTTACAACAAGGTAAATTAAATGAAGCTAAAAATGCTTTCAATCAAGCGATAAAAATCAACCCGCGATATTCCGAAGCTTATTATAATCTGGGCGTTGTCTTATTTAATCAAGGCCAACCCCAAGAAGCATTAACAGCCTTTAGAAAGTCAGCCGAAGCTAATCCTAATTATCCCAATGCTTATTACGGTGCAGGATTAGTTTTTACCCAATTAAATCAATATGGTGAAGCAGCAAAAGTATTTAATCACGCCAAGAATTTATATAGTACCCAAGGGAATCCCCAATGGGCAAAAAATGCCGAACAATTGTTACAACAAGTACAAAATTTAAATTCTCAACCACGCGGAGGTAAGAATAATTAA
- a CDS encoding elongation factor G: MSEKVRLGSRNVAIVGPYLSGKTTLLESLLFVTGAISRKGSVKDTNTVGDSANESRDRHMSVEISTACAEYNDIRFTFIDCPGSVEFTQETYNALMGVDAAIVVCEPIRERVLTLAPLFKFLDDWEIPHLVFVNKMDRANIHVLETLHALKAVSSRPLVAHQYPIMQREVGAAASADPNFGGEQLTGFIDMVSEQAYQYHPGAPADPIPFPEHLKQEEHTARAEMLEALANFDDHLLEELLEDIEPPAEEILKDLKMELGADLVVPVFFGVAEQDYGVRPLLEALLREAPEPETTAARRLKGKVSHTPIAQVLKTYYTPQGGKLSLVRVWQGKLTDGIILNGVRAGGIYRLMGQQQQSVNEVGAGEIVALSRLEGIKTGDTISTEQPTQLPKAQQLEPVYALAITPEKRNDEVKLSNAITKLLEEDPSLAWEQHGDTHEVILWGQGEIHLQVALDRLRRKYNLPMSTHLPQVPYKETIRKPVTSVHGRYKHQSGGHGQFGDVFLDIKPLPRGEGFNFKESIVGGVVPRQYIPGVEMGVREFLVHGPLGFPVVDVAVTLTNGSYHTVDSSEQAFKQAARLAMQTGIPQAQPTLLEPILRVEVTTPSEFTSKVLQLLSGRRGQILGYEGRQDWQGWDNISAYLPQAEMQNFIVELRSLTLGVGSFHWAYDHLQEVPEKLAERVLASNGNGSNGNGK; encoded by the coding sequence ATGAGCGAAAAAGTCAGATTAGGTTCGCGGAATGTTGCCATTGTCGGCCCTTATTTAAGTGGAAAAACAACTTTACTAGAAAGCTTATTATTTGTCACAGGAGCGATTTCTCGCAAAGGCAGCGTTAAGGATACTAACACAGTTGGGGATAGTGCGAATGAATCACGCGATCGCCACATGAGCGTAGAAATCAGCACTGCCTGCGCTGAGTATAACGACATTCGTTTTACCTTTATAGACTGTCCGGGTAGCGTTGAATTTACCCAAGAAACATATAACGCGCTCATGGGCGTTGATGCGGCAATTGTAGTCTGCGAACCAATACGTGAAAGAGTCCTCACCCTTGCTCCTCTATTTAAATTCCTAGACGATTGGGAAATTCCCCATCTTGTCTTTGTGAATAAAATGGATCGAGCAAACATTCATGTCCTCGAAACATTACACGCCCTCAAAGCAGTTTCCAGTCGTCCCTTAGTAGCTCACCAATACCCCATCATGCAGAGAGAAGTTGGAGCGGCGGCTTCCGCCGATCCAAACTTCGGGGGGGAACAACTCACCGGCTTTATCGACATGGTGAGTGAACAAGCCTATCAATATCATCCCGGCGCACCAGCTGACCCCATTCCCTTCCCTGAACATCTCAAACAAGAAGAACATACCGCACGGGCAGAAATGCTCGAAGCCTTAGCAAATTTTGATGACCATTTATTGGAAGAGCTTTTAGAAGATATTGAACCACCAGCAGAAGAAATCCTCAAAGATTTAAAAATGGAATTAGGGGCAGATTTAGTAGTTCCCGTCTTCTTTGGTGTCGCGGAACAAGATTATGGTGTCAGACCTTTATTAGAAGCTTTACTCAGGGAAGCCCCCGAACCAGAAACCACCGCCGCCCGTCGCCTCAAAGGAAAAGTTAGTCATACACCCATAGCCCAAGTCTTAAAAACCTATTACACTCCCCAAGGTGGCAAACTTTCCCTCGTGCGAGTATGGCAAGGCAAACTCACCGATGGTATCATCCTCAACGGCGTGCGCGCTGGTGGGATTTATCGCCTCATGGGACAACAACAGCAATCGGTGAACGAAGTCGGTGCAGGTGAAATTGTCGCCCTCAGCCGTTTAGAAGGAATTAAAACCGGGGATACCATCTCCACAGAACAGCCGACGCAATTACCCAAAGCCCAACAGTTAGAGCCAGTTTACGCCCTCGCCATCACCCCAGAAAAGCGCAACGATGAAGTTAAACTCAGCAACGCTATCACCAAACTCTTAGAAGAAGACCCCTCTTTAGCTTGGGAACAACACGGCGACACCCACGAAGTGATTTTGTGGGGACAAGGCGAGATTCATTTGCAAGTCGCCCTGGATAGACTGCGCCGCAAATATAACTTGCCCATGTCTACCCATTTGCCACAAGTGCCTTATAAAGAAACCATCCGTAAACCAGTCACCTCAGTACATGGACGCTACAAACACCAAAGCGGTGGTCATGGACAGTTCGGTGATGTGTTCCTGGATATCAAACCCCTACCACGGGGTGAAGGCTTCAACTTTAAAGAAAGCATTGTTGGTGGTGTAGTACCTAGACAGTATATTCCTGGGGTAGAAATGGGTGTGCGGGAATTTCTTGTACATGGGCCTTTAGGCTTCCCAGTGGTTGATGTGGCGGTGACATTAACAAATGGTTCCTATCACACCGTTGATAGTTCCGAACAAGCCTTCAAGCAAGCCGCCCGTTTAGCCATGCAAACAGGCATACCCCAAGCCCAACCCACCTTATTAGAGCCGATTTTGCGGGTGGAAGTGACAACACCCAGTGAGTTTACCTCTAAGGTGCTGCAATTATTGAGTGGTAGACGTGGGCAAATTTTGGGCTACGAAGGCAGACAAGATTGGCAAGGCTGGGATAATATTTCTGCTTACCTACCACAAGCCGAGATGCAAAACTTTATTGTAGAGCTGCGATCGCTCACTCTCGGCGTTGGTTCATTCCATTGGGCTTATGACCACCTGCAAGAAGTCCCAGAAAAGCTTGCTGAACGCGTACTTGCTAGTAACGGTAATGGTAGTAACGGCAATGGCAAGTAG